The DNA region TATGCCTATGACATCGCACGTCTGTCGTCCCGCTTCGAGAGCTTCATCGAGGAGTTCTCCAATGTCCTGCAGAGGCAGCCATGAGCTATGGCCGGCGTGCCGCCCATCAACAGATGAGCCAGATCAATGTCGTGCCTTACATCGATGTGATGCTGGTGCTGCTGGTCATCTTCATGATCACTGCGCCGTTGATGAATCCGGGACAGATCGACCTGCCCAGTGTGGGGAAGTCGTCGGCGCCGTCGGTTGCGCCGCTGGAGGTCATCATCAAGAAGGACAGGACCTGGTCCTTGCGCGACCATGCCCGCGGCGGAGTGGAGTTCCCGGTGTCGCACGATGAGCTGTCCGCGCTGTTGCAGCAGAGCCTGGCGAAGAATCCCGAGCAGCCGGTGGTGATCTCTGCCGACAGGAGCGTGCGCTATGAGGAAGTGGTGAGCGTGATGGAAACCTTGCAGCAGCAGCATATCAAGAAGATCGGGTTGCTTACCAAGACCAGATGAGCAGCGCACTGTCGTATCGCGAACCCTATCGCTACTCGGCCGGCGCACTGGCGCTGATGGTGCATGTGGCGTTCTTTGCGCTGCTGTATTTCGGCGTCCGCTGGCAATCGCAGTCGCCGGAGAGCTTTACGGTGCAGATGTGGGACAGCCTGCCGGATGCCGCGCCCGTTCCCAGGCAGGAGCCGGCACCGCCGCCACCTCCGCCGCCGCAACCAGCCAAAGTGGAACCTGCGCCTCTGGCCAAGGTCGTACCACCCGTCTTGCCGCCGGCGAAGGCGGATATTCAGGTGCGCGACAAGAAGAGCAAGAAGTCCGTGGCGAAAGAGAAACCTGCCAAGCCGGATGACCAGAAAGCGGCGGCCAAGGCCAGGCAGGAAGCGGAACGGCGCGAACTGGAAGCGTATTCGGAGAAGATCCGGCAGGCCGAGCAGGAACGGGTCCGTGCCGAAGTGAGTGCGGCGACGCGGGCGCAGGTCGAGCGTTACCAGGACATGATACGCAGCAAGATCCGGCGCAAGATGAAAGCCGTGGCAGACGTGCCCGACAGCGCCGAGGCGATCTTCAAGGTCACCTTGCTGCCGGATGGCATGCTGATGGACGATCCGGTGCTGCTGAAGAGCAGCGGTTTTCCGGCCTACGACGATGCGGCGGCACGCGCGATCCTGTCGGCGGAACCGCTGCCGGTGCCGAACGACGTTTCGCTGCAGAAGATGTTCCGCGAATTAAAGTTGTCGATTAAACCCTAGGAGGGTGTGCAATGCGTTTGTTGGGTGTCATTTTATTGTTGTGTGTTGCGTGTTCTGCGCGAGCTGAGCTGACCATCGAGATCACGGGGGCCGGCGAGCATCAGATCCCGATCTCGCTGGTGCGTTTCGCCGGGGAAGAACAGATGGGCGCACAGGCGGTCAGCGGCGTGGTGTCGAACGACCTGCTGCGCACCGGCCTGTTCAAGATGATCGACCCCGCCGGCAAGGTGCCGCACGAACCGGGCGCAGTGAATTACGTCGAGTGGCCGGGGGTGGAGGCGCTGATCATCGGCCAGGTGCGATCCGTCGACGGCGGCCGTACCGAGGTGCGGTTCCACCTGCTGGACATGGTGCGTCATACGGAACTTATCGGCCTGGCGGTGACCGCCAAGAACGAGCAGGTGCGCGCCATCGGACATCGCATCGCCGACCTGGTCTACGAGAAGCTGACCGGCAGTCCCGGCGTATTCAGCACCCGCATCGCCTATGTGAACCGTGAAGGCAAGCGATACCGGCTGGTCGTGGCCGACAGCGACGGTTACGGCGAACAGACCCTGCTGGCTTTGAACGAACCGATCATGTCGCCCGCCTGGTCGCCGGACGGCAGCCAGCTCGCCTATGTGAGCTTCGAGCGCGGCCATGCGACGATCTTCGTGCAATCGCTGCTGACGAGCCAGCGCAGCGTGCTGGCGGATTTCTCCGGCAGCAACAGCGCGCCGGCCTGGTCGCCGGATGGCAAACAGCTCGCGATGGTCCTGTCGCGCGACGGCAGTTCGCAGCTCTACATTGTGCGCAGCGATGGCAAGGATCTGCGCCGTATCACCTTCAGCGAGACGATCGACACCGAACCGGTGTTTTCCCCGGACGGCAAATTGCTGTTGTTCACCTCGGATCGCGGCGGCAGCGCGCAGATCTATCGCGTACCGGTAGAGGGCGGCCATGCCGAGCGATTGACTTTCGAAGGCGCCAATAATTTTTCCCCGCGCTTCAGCCCGGATGGGAAGAGCTTCGTGTTCTCGCACTTTGTCGATGGCGTGTTCTATATTGCGGTACAGGATTTCGCGAACCAGCAGATGCAGGTGTTGACCGGCGGCGGATGGGAGAAGAAACCAAGTTTCGCGCCCAATGGCAAGCTGGTCTTGTTTGCAACCGAGTCGCAAGGTCGTGGTATATTGGCGACCGTATCTAGCGATGGAAGAGTGAAGCAAAAGATGGTCGCTCAGCGTGGTGATATACGCGAACCGATCTGGGGACCTTTCCTTAAATAACAGATATTAGGAGATTGCGATGAAGAAAATTATCCTGAGCATTTTATTGGTCAATCTGCTGGCCGCCTGCGCGACCGAGAAGCCGAAAGAAACGGCTAGCGCGCCTGCTGCTCCGGCCGCGACAGAAACGACAGCACCTGACACCGGTACCGCACAAACCGCGCAGACCACTTCTGCGGCCGATGCAGCCGCCGCTGCCGCTGCCGCCGCTGCGGCAGCCGTACCGGAAGTGCGCAGCGTGTACTTCCCGTTCGATGTCGATGCGGTGCAAGAAGCGGATCGTGCCACCTTGCAAAAGCACGGCGAATATCTGGGCAAGAACAAGGACGTCAAGGTTCGTGTGGAAGGCAATGCCGACGAGCGCGGCAGCACCGAGTACAACCTGGCCCTGGGGCAGCGTCGTGCCAACAACGTGAAGAAGATGCTGATTCTGTCCGGTGCGAGCGCAGCGCAGATCGAAACGGTCAGCTACGGCGAAGAAAAGCCGCGTTGCGCCGAGCATAACGAATCGTGCTGGTCGCAGAATCGTCGTGCCGACATCGTTTATCTGAGCAAGTAAGCAATAAGCCCATGCGTTTCTGGTTGTTGCTCTGTTTGTGCGCTGCGAGCAGCCACGCTTCGGCGGGGTTGTTTGCCGACGAGGATGCGCGCAAGCAGGTGCAGCAACTGGAGGCGCGTGTCATCAAGCTGGAGAAGGCGTTAGCCTCGTCCGAGGCGGACAAGGAGCAGGCTATCCGCTCCACGCTCGATCTGCAGATGCAGATGGAAGCGCTGAATACGGAATTGCGCAAGCTGCGCGGTCAGAACGAGGAATTCTCGCATGACCTGCAGGATGCCGAAAAACGCCAGAAGGATTTCTACATCGATCTGGATACGCGTTTGCGTCATATCGAGGCGGGGGCGGGCGATTCCACAGCCGCCGCATCGGATCGCGGCGACGGTACCAGGGATGTGTCGGCCGATCCGCTGGGCGAGAACCGTGCATTCGATGCGGCCTATACGCTGTACAAAAACGAGAACTACCAGAACGCCGCTGCGGCGTTCCGCGATTTCCTGAAGAATTATCCGCAATCCGTGCATGAGGCCAATGTCCGTTACTGGATGGGCAACTCGTATTTCCTGTTGAGGGATTACAAGAACTGTCTGAGCAGTTACGAGACGCTGGTCAGCAAGTTCCAGGATCACCCGCGCGTCGCCGAGGCGATGCTCAATATCGCCGAGTGCCAGCTGGAATTGAAGAACAAGACGGCGGCCAGGAAGACCCTCAAGCAGCTCATTTCCCAGTTTCCGGGTAGCGATGCATCCGACAAGGCGAAGAAACGCCTTGCCACTATCAAGTAGTTCCTCCGAAGGCGATGTCTCATAACAGTAGCGAGTCGTTGCGCATCAGCGAGATTTTCTATTCCCTGCAAGGCGAGACCAGCCGCGTCGGACTGCCGACCGTGTTCGTGCGCCTGACCGGCTGTCCTTTGCGCTGCACCTACTGCGATACGACCTACGCTTTCACCGGCGGGCAGACCATGACGCTGGATGCGATCATGGCCGAGGTGGCGCGCCATGCGCCGCGTTTTGTCACCGTCACCGGCGGCGAGCCGCTCGCGCAGAAGAATTGCCCTTCCCTGTTGCGCGCCCTTTGCGATGCAGGCTACGAGGTGTCGCTGGAGACCGGCGGCGCCCTGGATGTGAGTGGCGTGGATGCGCGGGTGATGACGGTGCTGGACATCAAGACACCGGCTTCCGGCGAAATGGCCAAGAACCTCTGGAGCAATCTGGATCACCTGGATTCCCGCGACGAGATCAAGTTCGTGCTGTGCGACGAGGCGGATTACGCATGGGCGAAACAGGTAGTGCAGGAGCATCAGCTGGCCCGACGCTGTGCCGTGCTGTTCTCCCCGGCGCAAGGTCAGCTGGCCCCCCGGGATCTTGCCGAATGGATATTGCGCGACCATCTGCCGGTGCGTTTGCAGGTGCAGCTGCACAAGTTGCTATGGGGTAACGAGGCGGGACGTTAAAGATGAAGCGAGCGGTGGTATTGCTGTCGGGAGGACTGGATTCGGCTACGGTGCTGGCGATGGCGCGTGCACAAGGATTCGAATGCTATGCGTTAAGCGTGGACTATGGGCAGCGCCATCATGCCGAACTGGCTGCGGCACGGCAGGTCGCGCAGGCACTCGGTGCGCGCGAACATCGTGTGGTGAACATCGATCTCACCGGATTCGGCGGTTCGGCGTTGACCGATTCCCGCATTGCGGTGCCCGAGAGCGCAAGCAGCGGCATTCCGCTAACCTATGTTCCTGCACGCAATACCATCATGTTGTCGCTGGCGCTGGCATGGGCCGAGGTGCTGAAGGCGCAGGACATCTTCTTCGGGGTGAATGCCGTGGATTATTCCGGCTATCCAGATTGCCGGCCGGAATATGTGGCGGCATTCGAGCGCATGGCGAACCTGGCGACCAAGGCGGCAGTGGAAGGCGAACCGCTCACCTTGCATGCGCCGCTGTTGCATCTGTCCAAGGGGGAGATCATCCGCGAAGGCGTGCGCCTGGGGGTGGATTTCGGGATCACGGTCTCCTGCTACCAGGCCGACGAGCAAGGCCGTGCCTGCGGCCGCTGCGATTCCTGCCGGTTGCGCCGCGAAGGCTTCCAGTCTGCCGGAGTGCCTGATTCCACGCGTTATCGCGGCGCATAGACAACGGCCGGCTCTCGTTTGACACCCGAAGTCAAACCCGTATAATGCGCGCTCCCTTTTGGGAGGGGTCGGTAGCTCAGTCGGTAGAGCAGCGGACTTTTAATCCGTTGGTCGCGAGTTCGAATCTCGCCCGACCCACCAGTTTCAAACCGCCGCCTTAGCTCAGTTGGTAGAGCAACCGCCTTGTAAGCGGTAGGTCATCAGTTCGAATCCGATAGGCGGCACCAGTTGCACAGAAAGGCTTGCCCAGGGGCAGGCTTTTTTATTTCCCGCAGCTTACTCGGTGCCGAACTTGGATTCGACGATCACGCCGATCTGCTTGAGGAAAGGGGTGGGCAAAATGCCGCCGGCACACACGATGACGGCATCGTTGGGGAACTGCATCAGTTTTCCGTCCTGTTCCAGGAAGACTTTTTCCTTGTTGACCAGCTTTACGTTCGATTTCAGGCGTACGGTCAACATGCCTTTTTCCGACATCTCCTTCAGGCGGTCGCGGTTCTTCGGTTTGCCGCGTCCGAATGCATCGCTGCGATAGGAAAGCGTGACGGTCGTGCCCGGTTGCTCGGCGATGGCCATGGCGGCTTCCAGCGCGCTGTCGCCGCCGCCCACCACCAGGACATGCATGTTTCGGTATTGCTCCGGCTCGATCAGGCGGTACACGACCTTCGGCAGGTCTTCGCCGGGCACCCCCAGTTTGCGCGGGGTGCCGCGGCGCCCGATGGCGAGGAGGACTGCGCGGGTCTCATAAGAACCTTTGGTGGTCTTGACGATGAAGCCTTTGCCGGTCTTTTCGATATTCTCCATGCGTTCGTTGAAGTTCAGCTTCATGCCGGTCTTCTGGATGATTCCTTGCCAGAACTCGAGCAGTTTTTCCTTGCTGACTTCCTGAAAGTGCACTTTCCCGACGATGGGCAGCTTGACCGGTGCGGTCATGACGACCTTGTTGCGCGGGTACTGGAAGATCGCTCCGCCCAGCGCAGTTTCCTGTTCGATGGTGACATAGCGCAATTTTTTCTCGATCGCGCCGAGCGTTGCCGCCAGGCCGGCAGGGCCGGTGCCGATGATGACAACATCGTACGGGTTGCTGCTGCCCTTGAGTTTGGCGATGGATTCCATGGCCTGGATGCCCTGGGTCGCAGCCTTGCGGATCAGGCCCATGCCGCCGAGTTCGCCGGCGATGAAGAGTCCGGGCACATTGGTTTCAAAGTTGGCATCCACCTGCGGGATGTCCATGCCGCGTTTGGCCGTGCCAAACACCAGCTTGATTGCGTTATGCGGGCAAGCCGGTGCGCAAGCGCCGTGTCCGATGCAATGGGTCGGGTTGATCAGGACCGCTTTGCCCTTGATCATGCCGATCGCATGTTCGGGGCAGGCGCTGATGCAGCTGCCAGCTCCCATGCACAGATTGGGGTCGATCTCGGGGTGCAGGGACGATGGCTCGGTCAATCCGGCTTCGATCGATTCGGTGAACACTTCGACGGCGGCAGCTTCATGTTTATACCTGCCGCGCAGATACAGGAACAGGATCAGCAGGATGGGGATCAGGTAGATTGTAAAGGATTCGATATTCATCGCGATGCGGCAGGCTCGGTGTGTAAAAACGCAGTCCGGCTAAGGACTGCCGTTGCAGGAAGTTCGGGCAATAATCCGATGACTGTCAGGCATTCTATGTTGCCCGGCAGCAGGTGACAATTTTCAATTCGGATTCGATGCGCCATCTCTGCATGCGTGCATCCTGAAATCCGGTGTGCGTGGATGCGGAGTGGTTGCACACATGCTGAAATGCCTGCGCATTCGTGCGCGGTCTGGTAAATTCTGCCCGTTCCGAACGGGAGTCATCATGAAAATCCACGAATACCAGGGTAAAGAGATATTGCGCGAGTTTGGCGTGCCCACCCCGCGCGGAGTGCCGTGTTTCAACGTCGAGGCAGCGGTTGCTGCCGCGCAGGAATTGGGCGGCAAAGTCTGGGTGGTGAAGGCGCAGATCCATGCGGGTGGTCGCGGCAAAGGCGGCGGCGTGAAGGTGGCGAAATCGCCGGATGAGGTGCGCACGTTTGCGCAGCAGATTCTCGGCATGCATCTCGTTACGCACCAGACCGGTCCGGAGGGGCAGGTGGTGAGGAGATTGCTGATCGAGGAAGGTGCGCAGATCGCCAGGGAGTTCTATGTCGGCATGGTGGTGGATCGCGGCTCGCAGCGCGTGGCCCTGCTGGCATCGAGCGAGGGCGGCATGGAGATCGAAGAGGTCGCCAAACGTTCGCCCGGGAAGATCCGGACCGTGCGCATCGATCCCGCGACTGGCCTGACCGCGGCCGAGGCGGCTGAGACGGCTCGCGCGATCGGCATTCCCGATGCGGCGAGCGCCGACGCAGTCAAGGTGTTGCAGGGCCTGTATCGCGCTTTCGTCGAAAAGGACGCGATGCTGGCCGAGATCAATCCGCTGGTGCTGACCGCGGACAATCGTGTGCTGGCGCTGGACGCAAAATTCAATTTCGATTCCAACGCGCTGTACCGCCATCCCGAGATCGTCGCGTTGCGCGACCTGGATGAGGAAGACCCGGCCGAGATCGAGGCGTCGAAGTTCGAGCTCAGCTACATCCAGCTGGACGGCGATATCGGCTGCCTAGTGAACGGCGCCGGTCTGGCGATGGCGACCATGGACATCATCAAGCTGTATGGCGGCAACCCGGCGAACTTTCTCGATGTCGGCGGTGGTGCCAGCAAGGAGAAGGTCACTGAGGCATTCAAACTGATGCTGAAGAATCCGCACCTCAAGGCGATCCTGGTCAACATCTTCGGCGGCATCATGAAGTGCGACGTGATCGCCGAGGGCGTGGTAGCGGCGGCGCGCGAGGTGCATCTTGCCGTGCCGCTGGTGGTACGGCTGGAAGGTACCAATGTGGAACTGGGCAAGAAGATCCTGGCGGATTCCGGCTTGCCCATCATTTCCGGCAACGACATGGCGGATGCGGCACAAAAGGTCGTGGCTGCGGCAAAGGGGGCGAAATGAGCATCCTCATTAGTAAAAACACCAGAGTCATCACCCAGGGCATGACCGGCAAGGTCGGCCAGTTCCATACCTTCCATTGCAAGCAGTATGCGAACGGCGCCAACTGCTTCGTGGCAGGCGTGAACCCGAAGAAGGTGGGCGAGCAGTTCGAGGGCATCCCGGTGTATGCCACGGTGCGCGATGCCAAGGTGGCAACCGGCGCGACCGTATCGGTGATCTACGTGCCGCCTTCGGGTGCAGCCGCGGCCATCGACGAGGCAGTCGAAGCCGAACTGGATTTGGTGATCTGCATCACCGAAGGCATCCCGGTGCACGATATGCTGAAGACGCGCTACAGGATGCAAGGCAAGAAGACCTTGCTGATCGGGCCGAACTGTCCCGGCCTGATCACGCCGGACGAGATCAAGATCGGCATCATGCCTGGCCATATCCACAAGAAGGGGCGCATCGGCGTGGTGTCTCGTTCCGGCACGCTGACCTACGAGGCGGTCGGGCAGCTCACCGCGCTTGGCTACGGGCAGTCGTCCTGCGTCGGCATCGGCGGAGATCCGATCAACGGCCTCAAGCACATCGACGTGATGAGGCTGTTCAACGACGATCCCGAGACCGACGCGGTGATCATGGTGGGCGAGATCGGTGGCAGCGACGAGGAGGAATGCGCGCGCTGGATCAAGGCCAACATGAAGAAACCGGTGGTCGGTTTCATCGCCGGCGTCACCGCGCCGGAAGGCAAGCGCATGGGCCATGCCGGCGCGATCATCTCCGGCGGGCAGGGCGGCGCCAACGAGAAGCTGGCGGTGATGGAAGAGTGCGGCATCCACATCACGCGCAATCCGGCCGAGATGGGGCGCACGATGCAAAAAATATTGAAGGGTTGACGATGCTGGAAATGTTGTCGAGCGCCCAGTTCTGGGTGGATGTATTCAAGATCATCGTGATCGACTTGCTGCTGTCCGGCGACAATGCGGTGGTGATCGCGCTGGCCTGCCGCAACCTGCCACCGGACCAGCGCAAGAAGGGTATTGCTTATGGCGTGGCCGGGGCGATCCTGCTGCGCGTGGTGTTGACGTTCTTCGCGGTCAGCCTGCTGTCGTTGCCGTATCTCAAGCTGGTCGGTGCGCTTTTGTTGATCTGGATCGGCATCAAGCTGATCCTGCCGGAAGAAGAGCACGGCGAGGGTAGCGTCAAGGCGGACACCCACCTGTGGGGGGCGGTGAAGACCATCATCATCGCCGATTTCGTGATGAGCCTGGACAACGTGCTCGGCGTGGCGGCGGCCGCGCATGGCAATGCGATGCTGCTGGTGTTCGGCCTGCTGGTGAGCATTCCGTTGATCGCCTGGAGCAGCCAGCTGGTGCTGAAGCTGATCGACCGTTTCCCATTCATCATCTATGCGGGCGGAGCCTTGCTCGGTTATGTGGCGGGCGAAATGCTGGTCGGCGAGGCGTTGTTCAAGCCCATGCTGGAAGCGCAGCATGCGTTGCACTGGCTGGTTCCGGGCGCATGCGCGGTGCTGGTGCTGGCAATCGGCAAATGGCTGGCGCTGCGCATGGCGGCCGCGGCGAGGGCGGTGGACCTGGTGGATGAGCAAGTGCCCGCTGCGCACGACAAATCCTGAACGGAGGCAGACGATGAAAGTATTGATCCCCATAGACGGTTCCAAGGCCGCCAATCGCGCGGTAGATCATGTGATCGCCAGTGTGGCATGGCTCAAGGAAATTCCACAGGTGTGTCTGCTGAACGTGCAATGGAAGCTGGCATCCGGCAACGTCAAGCTGTTCATCAGTCAGGACACCATCAACGATTACTACCGCGAGCAAGGCATGGCGGCCTTGGCCGAGGCCCGTGCCAGGCTGGATGCGGCGGGCCTGGCCTACAACTACCACATCAGCGTGGGAACGCCGGCCGAGGCCATCGTGCAATATGCGCAAGAGAAGCAGGTCGACCAGATCGTGATCAGTGCGCACGGGCAAGACACCCTGTCCGATTTGTTGCTGGGTTCGGTGGCCAGCAAAGTGGCTCATTTGGCCAGGATACCGGTGCTGCTGGTAAAGTGAAATGGCTGATAAATCAAACAGGTATGGTTTGATTTTGAAAATTGTTTTAGTATTCGACCCTGAGTGCTCAGGGAGCTGGTAAATCGGGCAGGGCGAATATGAGAAAAACATTCTTGAAATCGGACTGGTTCACCGCCTTGCTGATTGCATTAGTGTTCCTGTTCGGTGCCAACAGCGATGTGATCCAGAGCCTGGAGCGCAAAGCCTATGACTGGGGTGTGCTGGCGTCGTCGCGCGTTCCCAGCGACAAGATCGCGATCATCGCCATCGACGACCAGAGTATCGCTAACTTGGGCCGTTGGCCCTGGCCGCGCGCGATCCAGGGCAAGATGCTGGATATCCTGGCGGCAGGCCAGGCCAAGGTGGTCGGCAATACCGTTTTCTTTTTCGAGCCGCAAGTCGATGCCGGCCTGGGCTATATCAACAAGATCGGCGCGATGCTCGCCGACTCTTCCCTGAAACGCAGCAATCCGGCGGAGTGGGCGCAGCTCGATGCGCTGCTGCAGGACGCCTTGCTGCATCTGGACAACGACCAGCAGCTGGCCGCAAGCATGCTCAAGGCTAACGATGTGCTGCTGGGTATGTATTTCGACTTGGGCGAACCGCAAGGCAAACCGGACAATCCATTGCCGGACTACATCCTGAAGAACAATCTGACCAACATCCAGGGCGGTGTGGATGCGTCCATGCCGCTCCCCGCGCTGGGCGTACAGATACCGATCCCAGTGCTGGGTTCGAATGCGCTGGCCACCGGTCACCTGAATGCGACGCCCGACGTGGACGGAGCGGTACGCACGGAACCGCTGGTGGTCGGATATTTCGATCAGTACTATCCCTCGCTGTCGCTGCTGCTGGCAGCAAAGAGCCTGAATCTCGAACCGAAAGACATCAAGGTGACGCTGGGGCAGGGCGTCAGGCTGGGCAATCAGAACATCGCCACCGATCCGGCGCTGCGCATGCATACCTTCTTCTACGGTGACCGCGAAGGCAAACCAGCCTTCCAGGTGGATTCGTTTTACGATGTGCTGAGCGGGAAGATCCCGCCGGAGAAATACCGCGACAAGATTGTGCTGATCGGGGCCACTGCCGCAGGAGTGGGGGCGTCGCAAGTGACGCCGATCTCCGCCGGGATGTCGCCGGTACTGACGCTGGCGCACTCGGTGTCCAGCATCCTCAAACAGGACTTTTTTGTCCGGCCGAGATGGGGCTTCGCAGCCGAGAGCGCGGTTTTTCTGGTGGTTTCGTTGTACCTGATCCTGCTCGTGCCGCGCCTGAGCGCGGGGGTGGCGGCTGCCGTCACCGGCGGCTTGTTCGCGTTGCTGCTGGCGGCACATTTCATCCTGATGACGACGCAGGCGATGTGGCTGCAGCTGATGTTGCCAACCGCGCTGTTGCTGGTCGGTCATTTGTTGTTGACCACCAAACGCTTCCTGATGACGGAGAAGGGCAAGCTCAAGTCCGATGCGGACTCGGCGGAGAGCAATCGCATGCTGGGACTGGCGTTCCAGGGGCAGGGCCAACTGGACATGGCTTTCGACAAGTTCCGCAAGGTGCCGCTGGACGATAGCCTGATGGACGTGCTTTACAACCTCGGGCTGGATTTCGAACGCAAGCGCCAGTTCAACAAGGCCGAATCGGTGTTCAGGTATATGGCCGACCACAACCCGAAGTTCCGCGATCTGGAAGCGCGGCTGGTGCAATCCAGGGCGATGGCCGAAACGGTCATTCTGGGCGGTTCTGCGGGGCGCAGCAACGATAGTACGATGAAGCTGGATCGGGCGAATGTGGCCAAACCGATGCTGGGGCGCTACGAGATCGAGAAAGAGCTGGGCAAGGGGGCCATGGGCGTGGTGTACCTGGGCAAGGACCCGAAGATCGGCCGCGTCGTGGCGATCAAGACCATGGCGCTGTCGCAGGAGTTCGAGGCGGACGAACTGGAAGAGGTCAAGGCCCGCTTCTTCCGCGAGGCCGAGACGGCGGGGCGCCTGAACCATCCCAACATCGTCACCATGTACGATGCCGGCGAGGAGCATGACCTGGCCTATATCGCGATGGAGTTCCTCAAAGGCAAGGATCTGGTGCCCTACACCAAACAGCCCAATCTGCTGCCCTTGCCCAAGGTGCTGAGCATCATTGCGCGTGTGGCGGATGCGCTGGGTTACGCGCATGGCCTGAACGTGGTGCACCGGGACATCAAGCCGGCCAATATCATGTACGATCCGGAAACCGATACGGTAAAGGTCACCGATTTCGGCATCGCACGCATCACCGACTCATCCAAGACCAAAACCGGCATGGTGCTGGGCACGCCCTCCTACATGTCGCCGGAGCAGCTGTCCGGGGTCAAGATCGAGGGGCATTCCGACCTGTTCTCGCTGGGGGTGAGCTTGTACCAACTGGCGTGTGGTAAGCTCCCGTTTGCGGGCGATTCCATGGCCCAGTTGATGTTCCGTATCGCCAACGAGCCGCATGCGGATATCCTGAGTGTCAATCCGGACTTGCCGCCGTGCGTGGTCGCCATCATCAACAAGTCGTTGGCGAAGAAGATTGAAGACCGTTATGCAAGCGGCGGTGAGATGGCTGAAGCGTTGCGCAAATGTGCGGCCAGCTTGTAACTGTTCATGGGCAATAACGACAA from Sideroxyarcus emersonii includes:
- the ybgF gene encoding tol-pal system protein YbgF translates to MRFWLLLCLCAASSHASAGLFADEDARKQVQQLEARVIKLEKALASSEADKEQAIRSTLDLQMQMEALNTELRKLRGQNEEFSHDLQDAEKRQKDFYIDLDTRLRHIEAGAGDSTAAASDRGDGTRDVSADPLGENRAFDAAYTLYKNENYQNAAAAFRDFLKNYPQSVHEANVRYWMGNSYFLLRDYKNCLSSYETLVSKFQDHPRVAEAMLNIAECQLELKNKTAARKTLKQLISQFPGSDASDKAKKRLATIK
- the tolR gene encoding protein TolR, with protein sequence MSYGRRAAHQQMSQINVVPYIDVMLVLLVIFMITAPLMNPGQIDLPSVGKSSAPSVAPLEVIIKKDRTWSLRDHARGGVEFPVSHDELSALLQQSLAKNPEQPVVISADRSVRYEEVVSVMETLQQQHIKKIGLLTKTR
- the queC gene encoding 7-cyano-7-deazaguanine synthase QueC; protein product: MKRAVVLLSGGLDSATVLAMARAQGFECYALSVDYGQRHHAELAAARQVAQALGAREHRVVNIDLTGFGGSALTDSRIAVPESASSGIPLTYVPARNTIMLSLALAWAEVLKAQDIFFGVNAVDYSGYPDCRPEYVAAFERMANLATKAAVEGEPLTLHAPLLHLSKGEIIREGVRLGVDFGITVSCYQADEQGRACGRCDSCRLRREGFQSAGVPDSTRYRGA
- a CDS encoding NAD(P)-binding domain-containing protein, with translation MNIESFTIYLIPILLILFLYLRGRYKHEAAAVEVFTESIEAGLTEPSSLHPEIDPNLCMGAGSCISACPEHAIGMIKGKAVLINPTHCIGHGACAPACPHNAIKLVFGTAKRGMDIPQVDANFETNVPGLFIAGELGGMGLIRKAATQGIQAMESIAKLKGSSNPYDVVIIGTGPAGLAATLGAIEKKLRYVTIEQETALGGAIFQYPRNKVVMTAPVKLPIVGKVHFQEVSKEKLLEFWQGIIQKTGMKLNFNERMENIEKTGKGFIVKTTKGSYETRAVLLAIGRRGTPRKLGVPGEDLPKVVYRLIEPEQYRNMHVLVVGGGDSALEAAMAIAEQPGTTVTLSYRSDAFGRGKPKNRDRLKEMSEKGMLTVRLKSNVKLVNKEKVFLEQDGKLMQFPNDAVIVCAGGILPTPFLKQIGVIVESKFGTE
- the queE gene encoding 7-carboxy-7-deazaguanine synthase QueE is translated as MSHNSSESLRISEIFYSLQGETSRVGLPTVFVRLTGCPLRCTYCDTTYAFTGGQTMTLDAIMAEVARHAPRFVTVTGGEPLAQKNCPSLLRALCDAGYEVSLETGGALDVSGVDARVMTVLDIKTPASGEMAKNLWSNLDHLDSRDEIKFVLCDEADYAWAKQVVQEHQLARRCAVLFSPAQGQLAPRDLAEWILRDHLPVRLQVQLHKLLWGNEAGR
- a CDS encoding TonB C-terminal domain-containing protein; protein product: MSSALSYREPYRYSAGALALMVHVAFFALLYFGVRWQSQSPESFTVQMWDSLPDAAPVPRQEPAPPPPPPPQPAKVEPAPLAKVVPPVLPPAKADIQVRDKKSKKSVAKEKPAKPDDQKAAAKARQEAERRELEAYSEKIRQAEQERVRAEVSAATRAQVERYQDMIRSKIRRKMKAVADVPDSAEAIFKVTLLPDGMLMDDPVLLKSSGFPAYDDAAARAILSAEPLPVPNDVSLQKMFRELKLSIKP
- the sucC gene encoding ADP-forming succinate--CoA ligase subunit beta, with the translated sequence MKIHEYQGKEILREFGVPTPRGVPCFNVEAAVAAAQELGGKVWVVKAQIHAGGRGKGGGVKVAKSPDEVRTFAQQILGMHLVTHQTGPEGQVVRRLLIEEGAQIAREFYVGMVVDRGSQRVALLASSEGGMEIEEVAKRSPGKIRTVRIDPATGLTAAEAAETARAIGIPDAASADAVKVLQGLYRAFVEKDAMLAEINPLVLTADNRVLALDAKFNFDSNALYRHPEIVALRDLDEEDPAEIEASKFELSYIQLDGDIGCLVNGAGLAMATMDIIKLYGGNPANFLDVGGGASKEKVTEAFKLMLKNPHLKAILVNIFGGIMKCDVIAEGVVAAAREVHLAVPLVVRLEGTNVELGKKILADSGLPIISGNDMADAAQKVVAAAKGAK
- the tolB gene encoding Tol-Pal system beta propeller repeat protein TolB is translated as MRLLGVILLLCVACSARAELTIEITGAGEHQIPISLVRFAGEEQMGAQAVSGVVSNDLLRTGLFKMIDPAGKVPHEPGAVNYVEWPGVEALIIGQVRSVDGGRTEVRFHLLDMVRHTELIGLAVTAKNEQVRAIGHRIADLVYEKLTGSPGVFSTRIAYVNREGKRYRLVVADSDGYGEQTLLALNEPIMSPAWSPDGSQLAYVSFERGHATIFVQSLLTSQRSVLADFSGSNSAPAWSPDGKQLAMVLSRDGSSQLYIVRSDGKDLRRITFSETIDTEPVFSPDGKLLLFTSDRGGSAQIYRVPVEGGHAERLTFEGANNFSPRFSPDGKSFVFSHFVDGVFYIAVQDFANQQMQVLTGGGWEKKPSFAPNGKLVLFATESQGRGILATVSSDGRVKQKMVAQRGDIREPIWGPFLK
- the pal gene encoding peptidoglycan-associated lipoprotein Pal; protein product: MKKIILSILLVNLLAACATEKPKETASAPAAPAATETTAPDTGTAQTAQTTSAADAAAAAAAAAAAAVPEVRSVYFPFDVDAVQEADRATLQKHGEYLGKNKDVKVRVEGNADERGSTEYNLALGQRRANNVKKMLILSGASAAQIETVSYGEEKPRCAEHNESCWSQNRRADIVYLSK